In Plasmodium gaboni strain SY75 chromosome 14, whole genome shotgun sequence, one genomic interval encodes:
- a CDS encoding hypothetical protein (conserved Plasmodium protein, unknown function), with amino-acid sequence MILHNRKRKNYDRKNDERDEEEKKYIYDRDIIYEQIYSLPKKNKPRCLVISDYKDNLLKYFSNIVKVENYGSKDFRSKWYIHFYKICLYNEKIYGGNIVGNKKNIDKLIMEYNVEDVLRKLQTLVIRRLDCENLYYQKILVITCLLFDFFQNKKHVNIKSLKHLEGEEDDTKNTDNDPNAEDDEEEKRKKKHDKDEKNIEYYNDKNIIKDKYNKKKICKKRSRKNSSRSNYYDEYDDSIYNSSNKDEDSSEYIMTTRRKDNKIEIRKDHPGDINYHKNYYIIEFKNILYNEKKKFNNLEIFYHISNFIIHRYWYSEEYSTYNIFIWFLNYMHSKLEIRKSIQKINEQLEMFINIHPKIFNISHAKKKRKKNNNSSYINTNSTGRYFENGVLDYPYIKNRQKQIGGGFSDMTDIEKKNKQNLTNLNTFGNNVMNNNSFFNNTMNNINNNNNNNSGTTNGLSLNSFNSPFKSFDQSNNIFSSKGGESSLFKKTVTLTNNMNNNNNMNSNSNNLSSPSLFNNTTGGGLSKFNLGFSNIQNNSNSNNNMNAFSSGMDKTNIMTAGTGLFGDKSMLNNNTSSMNNMSNVNKNLLLSNTQNKQVNLFENNNMTNGNKSTNGLFGFEKNNFNTIFGNNSNKEKTNIFSFNNNQSKNNLFENKQLNNISNNNKDLLGNTQNNTVSNNLFGGNITNMNSNMSLNSKSLFDNSMNNQKSNIFSSVKPTESIFNNNNNNSNSSTTVPSGPSNIFGAPLSNTQQSPFNKAANNAFGTINIDNNNNNNNNNNNTSNSVSLNFNSASITNKLTQMNGNNQTFNNPLNNVVQNDNNLINLFNNENGSKELFKDLKINNDNGPKFSVNKKPLFSRRATKNSTLSTNTLNEQNNIFSSSYMNKDNLLNNQEKPLKVIFGQNNTANENVINTNTTINSTTTNNTSLFNAPNNNNNNILSTNVEKNLFGQTNNLLKGSPSIVFNSASLTGATNTMNDNNNNNSLNNNDNSVNNNNSGAISGGFFGNKNLFGNTTNLFGSNNNNNNNNNNNNNISVANNNSNNLENNMLFNYNDQNNNNTNNNNPSLSMPVKKLTLEERKKKTSKNSMLSLFSNNNTNENQSADNSINALSKNIMNNNTSNLFNFKSNNENNNDTTSQSNIFGFNTKDKQTTWGDNKITFGLGNNNLLSNQENKETNKNPLDNISPTNATEDKPAKKINIFGTSGSLFKTTEKTNENNTSEENKIKNIFQFNTKDEKNDNKGETKNNLLLKSDDNINKESDKEKNNKEENVVKGTIFGFSKDKESLFASSINNDDKNKTNIFGSLNKDDKDKDKAPIFGSPSNKDDKDKAPIFGFSSNKEDKDNNKVPIFGFSSNKDDKDKDKDKDKAPIFGFSSNKDDKDKDKAPIFGFSSNKDDKDKAPIFGASTFGNNKTDTFNQEILNKGDNMSVPIFGNTITSNDNEKSKLNLFNVNKDKEEIKENVFISKDNMNNKMFNNENVKYVLSVTKVDDENKSNPNINYDDVINRKRRRNFDDKNETNSNADERDKDDDKYGRKQVGKGFNVNSRNISNDKNNLKNKMYNNNDEDLFLQKSKVGNALNATKNMLETLKYDNIPSKDILNESIVNKNMDTAENVIVEQNLLNASAPYREESNNNNIININNNNDNNDNNDGLFSSYQYGNKISPMKETPIKDININSKEMNENNSNNYLTHNNNNNNMMMMMNNVKNDEGNKMHLINKQYIKEKGLYDSLYDNNDDENLNVREYLMEVNNNHNNNNYNDNIRNNKKGMNHNNNSIYVNKKEMDRIVQYNKKISFDDIVVDLDKDMIDLNELRQNLFLCAINFHLNYWAEKVILFYPHNEKINKYCTKLIRIKNEFDDTYDFSLFEYIHEISRKLLKTLDRNSCIYESVVFLSGENLYILKNAQLSLFEAFIIYHFWYQKNSIDIKKNFRNFLYTNKIYPCYVNYYMNLYKNYKSFNGKYAELNKNMSKKIRENDNMMNNINHMDNMNNMNNMNNMNNINNINHNNNGDIKNYQGTFLNVANNNSSRQSSRAGSFLLPPSCASNGNSKYSVVNLKHCSSASNRTHASDYSNHRSEKSDYSHSDKKGYKNGTMDTNSNSSYDDDYTSDNNKSDSNNSYSNISNSNDYSEDNSHRARQNKDNDDDNTYDEYSNSRRTYETNSDESNSSNKRRRRRKRKMNNSKNLKKNGSKYNKSKKKKNVNENSLIDILNSNSSSSNSSNENSSDILDNNSNMDEPLNMNIKEKYIYFSKDKKKKKKKFKLPGHIKIKKLSACECVLLELLLKNDILSVLKKYKIFKTEKYEYLYVNLLGMLKHYNYFSRRESDENINENKEINNNYNNNNNNSNISNIKQNHIHNNRNLKRISEHLNSNCIINTKNDKINILKKICDKNLLYYINMQLKNISHLISYKEIEIACIYLNNIKNNLYVMFQLPIILYNVLFEKVVNSFNDYIILDNFFSNSCLYKDFRYEYIFKTKIVYMLIKKFYGADDIENTIRFAIYFEECRNKTQKNNIYNDYIFHKNLINSYIKVHEHIVPSEWFHLQNYNTVKNNSVSVSNSRSDSISVSNTLNEMNDSEYLDYYSFFFKDISKYIKFHIIQKIINSNIYGLHKDDYSINECNKSDDSYMINNNQYNNIKNNDNINNIHYEERHFSCYFIYMVKKSILDELVNIYSLKGEYFYKRISTCLIKSSLIKDYDKTQNKHFHMYVQLANINHFMKNHFFEYINFFKKKELYHIEKTKNEDEIMENLTNVIKANGKKIILVINTLVEIINKIEREIIKDINIFVTINFRNLIIDTLYLFKYIFNNKQFTLNMVDDLYRNVIIFNDVINSTWKDDVHFYPKEQIKQLYTHIRHKFLNQNMIN; translated from the coding sequence ATGATATTACATAATAGAAAGAGAAAGAATTATGATAGAAAAAATGATGAGAGggatgaagaagaaaaaaaatatatatatgacagagatataatatatgagCAGATATATTCTCTTCCAAAGAAAAACAAACCAAGATGTTTAGTGATATCAGACTATAAggataatttattaaaatatttttctaatataGTAAAAGTAGAAAATTATGGAAGTAAAGATTTTAGAAGTAAATGgtatattcatttttataaaatatgtttatataatgaaaaaatatatggaGGTAATATAGTTGgaaataagaaaaatatcGATAAACTAATAATGGAATATAATGTAGAAGATGTCTTAAGAAAATTACAAACTTTAGTAATACGTCGATTAGATTGTGagaatttatattatcaaaaaatttTAGTGATTAcatgtttattatttgatttttttcaaaataaaaaacatgtaaatattaaaagttTAAAACATTTAGAAGGTGAAGAAGATGATACAAAAAATACAGACAATGATCCAAATGCTgaagatgatgaagaagaaaaaagaaaaaaaaaacatgataaagatgaaaagaatatagaatattataatgataaaaatataataaaagataaatataataaaaaaaaaatttgtaAAAAACGATCAAGAAAAAATTCTTCTAGATCCaattattatgatgaatatgatgatagtatatataatagttCAAATAAAGATGAAGATAGTAgtgaatatattatgacTACTAGACgtaaagataataaaatagaaattAGAAAAGATCATCCTGGAGatataaattatcataaaaattattatattattgaatttaaaaatatattatataatgaaaaaaaaaaatttaataatttagaaatattttatcatatcagtaattttataatacataGATATTGGTATTCTGAAGAATATTcaacatataatatttttatatggTTTCTTAATTATATGCATAGTAAATTAGAAATAAGAAAAAGTATTCAGAAGATTAATGAGCAGTTAGAAATGTTTATTAATATCCATccaaaaatatttaatatatctcatgcaaaaaaaaaaagaaaaaaaaataataacagtagttatattaatacaaataGTACTGGTCGTTATTTTGAAAATGGTGTATTAGATTATccatatataaaaaatagGCAGAAACAAATTGGTGGTGGTTTTTCTGATATGACTGATATAGAAAAGAAGAATAAACAAAACTTAACAAATTTAAATACATTTGGTAATAATgttatgaataataattcgTTTTTTAACAACAcaatgaataatattaataataataataataataatagtgGTACTACTAATGGATTATCTTtaaattcatttaattCACCTTTTAAAAGTTTCGATCAATccaataatatttttagtAGCAAAGGTGGAGAAAGTAGCTTATTCAAAAAAACGGTCACATTAACAAATAACATgaacaataataataatatgaatagtaatagtaataatttatcatcaccatcattatttaataatactACAGGTGGTGGTTTATCTAAGTTTAATCTGGGTTTTTCAAATATTCAgaataatagtaatagtaataataatatgaatgcATTCAGTAGTGGAATGgataaaacaaatataatgaCTGCAGGTACAGGTTTATTTGGTGATAAATCCATgttgaataataatacatcAAGTATGAATAATATGTCTAATGTGAATAAGAATTTATTACTTAGTAATACACAGAATAAACAAGTAAATctttttgaaaataataatatgacGAATGGTAATAAATCTACCAATGGATTATTTGgttttgaaaaaaataattttaatacaATATTTGGAAATAATTCGAATAAAGAAAAGactaatatattttcatttaataataatcaatcaaaaaataatctttttgaaaataaacaactaaataatatatcaaataataataaggatCTTTTAGGAAATACACAAAATAATACAGTATCGAATAATTTGTTTGGAGgtaatataacaaatatgAATAGTAATATGTCTTTAAATTCTAAATCTTTATTTGATAATAGTATGAATAATCAAAAGAGTAATATCTTTTCATCAGTTAAACCAACTGAATCTATATtcaacaataataataataatagtaatagtaGTACAACAGTTCCATCTGGTCCATCTAATATATTTGGTGCTCCTTTGAGTAACACTCAACAAAGTCCTTTTAACAAAGCAGCAAATAATGCATTTGGAACTATAAAcattgataataataataataataataataataataataatacaagTAATAGTGTGAGCTTAAATTTTAATAGTGCCAGTATTACAAATAAGCTTACACAAATGAATGGAAATAATCAAACATTTAATAACCCATTGAATAATGTAGTACagaatgataataatttaattaatctttttaataatgaaaatggATCAAAGGAACTATTTAAagatttaaaaattaataatgaCAATGGACCAAAATTTTCAGTAAATAAGAAACCATTATTTTCAAGAAGAGCAACAAAAAACTCTACCCTTTCAACAAATACATTgaatgaacaaaataatatatttagtTCATCATATATGAATAAAGATAATCTATTAAATAATCAAGAGAAACCCCTTAAAGTTATATTTGGTCAAAATAATACAGCTAATGAAAATGTAATCAATACTAATACTACTATTAATAGTACTACTACAAATAATacatcattatttaatgcaccaaataataataataataatatattatcaacaaatgttgaaaaaaatttatttgGTCAAACAAATAATCTTTTGAAAGGATCACCATCCATAGTTTTTAATTCAGCTTCATTGACAGGAGCAACAAACACAatgaatgataataataataataatagtttaaataataatgataattctgttaataataataatagtgGTGCTATAAGTGGTGGATTTTTTGGAAACAAAAATCTTTTCGGCAATACAACAAATCTTTTTGGAAGtaacaacaacaataataataataataataataataataatattagtgtagctaataataatagtaacAACCTAGAAAACAACATGctttttaattataatgatcaaaataataataatacaaacAATAATAATCCAAGTTTATCCATGCCAGTTAAAAAATTAACCTTagaagaaagaaaaaaaaaaacatcCAAAAATAGTATGCTctcattattttcaaataataatactaaTGAAAACCAAAGTGCAGATAATTCAATAAATGCtttatcaaaaaatattatgaataataatacatctaatttgtttaattttaaaagtaataatgaaaataataatgatacTACTTCACAATCAAACATTTTTGGATTTAATACAAAAGATAAACAAACAACATGGGGAGACAATAAAATCACATTTGGCCTAGGTAacaataatttattatcaaatcaagaaaataaagaaacGAATAAAAACCCATTAGATAATATCTCTCCTACAAATGCAACTGAAGATAAACCAGccaaaaaaattaatatattcgGTACTAGTGGTTCCTTATTTAAAACAACAGAAAAGacaaatgaaaataatacatctgaggagaataaaataaaaaatatatttcagTTTAATACAAAggatgaaaaaaatgataacaAAGGAGAGACCAAAAATAATctattattaaaaagtgatgacaatataaataaagaatctgataaggaaaaaaataataaagaagaaaatgtTGTCAAAGGAACAATTTTTGGATTCAGTAAGGATAAAGAGAGCTTATTTGCTTCTTCcataaataatgatgataagAATAAAACGAATATATTCGGATCATTAAATAAGGACGATAAGGATAAAGATAAAGCGCCAATTTTTGGGTCCCCATCAAACAAAGATGATAAGGATAAAGCGCCAATTTTTGGGTTCTCATCAAACAAGGAAGATAAGGATAACAATAAAGTGCCAATTTTTGGGTTCTCATCAAACAAAGATGATAAAGATAAGGATAAGGATAAAGATAAGGCACCAATTTTTGGGTTCTCATCAAACAAAGATGATAAGGATAAGGATAAAGCCCCAATTTTTGGGTTCTCTTCAAACAAAGATGATAAAGATAAAGCTCCTATCTTCGGAGCAAGCACATTTGGTAACAATAAAACTGACACATTTAATCAAGAGATTCTTAACAAAGGCGACAATATGAGTGTCCCAATTTTTGGTAACACAATAACAagtaatgataatgaaaaaagtAAATTGAACTTATTTAATGTAAATAAGgataaagaagaaattaaagagaatgtatttatatctaaagataatatgaataataagATGTTTAATAATGAGAATGTGAAATATGTTTTAAGTGTTACTAAAGtagatgatgaaaataaatctaatccaaatataaattatgatgatgttattaatagaaaaagaagaagaaattttgatgataaaaatgaaacaaATTCAAATGCAGATGAAAGAGATAAGGATGATGATAAGTATGGAAGAAAACAAGTTGGAAAAGGATTTAATGTTAATTCAAGAAATATTTCTAATGATAagaataatttaaaaaataaaatgtataataataatgatgaagatttatttttacaaaaGAGTAAAGTTGGAAATGCTTTAAATGCTACAAAGAATATGTTAGAAActttaaaatatgataatatacCTAGTAAGGATATATTGAATGAATCAAttgttaataaaaatatggataCAGCTGAAAATGTTATAGTAGAACAAAATCTATTAAATGCAAGTGCACCATATAGAGAAGAGAgtaacaataataatattattaatatcaataacaataatgataataatgataataatgatggTCTCTTTTCAAGTTATCAGTATGGTAATAAGATAAGTCCAATGAAAGAAACACCtataaaagatattaaCATTAATAGTAAGGAAATGAATGAAAATAACtcaaataattatttaacacataacaacaataataataatatgatgatgatgatgaataatgttaaaaatgatgaaggaaataaaatgcatttaattaataaacaatatataaaggaaAAAGGATTATATGATAgtttatatgataataatgatgatgagAATTTAAATGTTAGAGAATATTTAATGGAagtaaataataatcataataataataattataatgacaatataagaaataataagaaaGGAATGAAccataataataatagcatatatgtaaataaaaaagaaatggATAGAATTGttcaatataataaaaaaatatcatttGATGATATTGTTGTAGATTTAGATAAAGATATGATAGatttaaatgaattaagacagaatttatttttatgtgctattaattttcatttaaattattGGGCAGAAAAagttattttattttatcctcataatgaaaaaataaataaatattgtaCTAAGCTTATtagaattaaaaatgaatttgATGATACATATGATTTTAgtttatttgaatatatacatgaaatatcaagaaaattattaaaaacaTTAGATAGAAATTcatgtatatatgaaaGTGTAGTATTTTTATCAGGAGAAAATTTGTATATCTTAAAAAATGCTCAACTAAGTTTATTTGAGgcttttattatatatcatttttggtatcaaaaaaatagtatagatattaaaaaaaactttagaaattttctttatactaataaaatatatccatgttatgtaaattattatatgaatttatataaaaattataaatcTTTTAATGGCAAATATGCAGAGcttaataaaaatatgtcCAAGAAAATTAgagaaaatgataatatgatgaataatatcaaccatatggataatatgaataatatgaataatatgaataatatgaataatatcaataatatCAACCATAACAATAATGgtgatataaaaaattatcagGGTACTTTTTTAAACGTTGCAAATAATAATAGCAGTAGACAATCTTCAAGAGCAGGTAGTTTTCTTTTACCCCCTTCGTGTGCATCGAATGGAAATTCCAAATATAGTGTCGTCAATTTAAAACATTGTAGCAGTGCATCTAATAGAACACATGCTAGCGATTATTCCAATCATAGGAGTGAAAAATCGGATTATTCGCATAGTGataaaaaaggatataaaaatggaaCTATGGATACAAACAGTAACAGTAGTTATGATGATGATTACACaagtgataataataaaagtgaTAGTAATAATAGTTATAGTAATATAAGTAATAGTAATGATTATAGTGAAGATAATAGCCATAGGGCAAGacaaaataaagataatgatgatgataatacATACGACGAATATAGTAATAGTCGAAGGACTTATGAAACAAATAGTGATGAAAGTAATAGTTCAAATAAAAGAAGAcgaagaagaaaaagaaaaatgaataatagtaaaaacttaaaaaagaatggtagtaaatataataaatctaaaaagaaaaaaaatgtaaatgaaaatagcttaatagatatattaaattcgaatagtagtagtagtaaTAGTAGTAATGAAAATTCATCAGATATAttagataataatagtaatatgGATGAACCattaaatatgaatataaaagaaaaatatatatatttttctaaagataagaaaaagaaaaagaaaaaatttaaattaccaggacatataaaaataaagaagtTAAGTGCATGTGAATGTGTATTATTAGAATTATTGTTAAAGAACGATATATTAAgtgttttaaaaaaatacaaaatatttaaaacagaaaaatatgaatatttatatgtaaatttaTTAGGTATGTTGAaacattataattatttttcaaGAAGAGAATcagatgaaaatataaatgaaaataaagaaattaataataattataataataataataataatagtaatatatcaaatattaaacaaaatcatattcataataatagaaatttaaaaagaataagTGAACACTTAAATTCGAATtgtattataaatacaaagaatgataaaataaatatattaaaaaagatatgtgataagaatttattatattatataaatatgcaattaaaaaatatttctcATTTAATAAGTTATAAAGAAATAGAAATAgcatgtatatatttaaataatataaaaaataatttatatgttatgTTTCAGTTACctataatattatataatgttttatttgaaaaagtagtaaattcatttaatgattatataatattagataatttttttagTAATTCATGTCTATATAAAGATTTTAgatatgaatatatatttaaaacaaaaatagTTTATATGCTTATAAAGAAGTTTTATGGAGCTGATGATATAGAAAATACAATTAGATTTGCTATATATTTTGAGGAATGTAGAAATAAAACAcagaaaaataatatatataatgattatatttttcataagAACTTaattaattcatatattaaagtACATGAACATATAGTGCCCTCAGAATGGTTTCatttacaaaattataatacagtaaaaaataattcagTATCTGTTTCCAATTCAAGATCTGATTCCATTTCTGTTTCTAATACATTAAATGAAATGAATGATTCAGAATATTTGgattattattcttttttctttaaggatatatctaaatatataaaatttcatattattcaaaaaattataaattctaatatatatggtTTACATAAAGATGATTATTCAATAAACGAATGTAATAAGAGTGATGATTcttatatgataaataataatcaatataacaatattaaaaataatgataatattaataatattcattatGAAGAAAGACATTTTTCatgttattttatatatatggttAAAAAATCAATTTTAGATGAACTAgtcaatatatattctttaaaaggagaatatttttataaacgTATTTCTACATGTTTAATAAAATCATCTCTAATTAAAGATTATGATAAAACACAAAATAAACATTTCCACATGTATGTACAGCTAGCCAATATTAATcattttatgaaaaatcatttttttgaatatataaatttttttaaaaaaaaagaattatatcatattgAAAAAACCAAAAATGAAGATGAAATAATGGAGAACCTAACAAACGTTATAAAAGCGAATGGtaagaaaattattttagttataaatacattagttgaaataataaataaaattgaaagagaaattattaaggatatcaatatttttgttaCTATAAATTTTAGAAATTTAATTATTGatacattatatttatttaaatatatttttaataataaacaattCACATTAAATATGGTCGATGACTTATATAGAAATGTAATCATCTTCAATGATGTTATTAATTCAACATGGAAAGATGATGTTCATTTCTATCCTAAGGAGCAAATTAAACAATTATATACTCATATAAGACATAAATTCTTGAATcaaaatatgataaattga
- a CDS encoding hypothetical protein (conserved Plasmodium protein, unknown function) gives MENISVLTNNNNNNNNNNNNNMSIQNLNPYNNEDEKHNSDVSNAEKNSTNDLFSSFYEKFNNIFSFIEETKQNNKYLEDEIDDNLIETLYNLCDLFINYMKNINDFANFKINQEDQELIIHSYENFVRQCKEYNDKPKVKQLENEISNLLDLLFNNTSEAVNTLFSADSFFMDHVENLKLKMSEKNQKIQFENERLKKLELEKQVEEFDETFEANKQKNDEMDETINKLKKDINKMNEKIEKYDNYMKTKRKEIDIDFSDTLECKERIKLLENCIKTTERNMKTTQLAPLKIVENCADYIIFEFMTTRNLMRFKVSNYESGNVQIEINPYEENILAYINKNVKKCKDISEISYLIKEAIYLNFLDL, from the exons atggaaaaCATATCAGTattaacaaataataataataataataataataataataataataatatgagTATACAAAATTTGAAtccatataataatgagGATGAAAAACATAATAGCGATGTGTCAAATGCAGAAAAGAATTCTAcaaatgatttattttcttctttttatGAGAAATTcaacaatatattttcattcatAGAAGAAActaaacaaaataataaatatttagaAGATGAAATTGATGATAATTTAATAGAAACATTATATAACTTATGTGatctttttataaattatatgaaaaatataaatgattttgctaattttaaaataaatcaaGAAGACCAAGAACTTATAATTCATTCGTATGAAAACTTTGTAAGACAATGTAAAGAATATAATGACAAACCTAAAGTGAAACAATTAGAAAATGAAATCTCCAATTTGCTCGATTTGTTATTCAATAATACCTCAG AAGCCGTTAATACTCTTTTTTCGGCTGACTCTTTTTTTATGGACCATGTGGAAAACTTAAAGTTGAA GATGAGTgaaaaaaatcaaaaaatCCAATTTGAAAATGAGCgattaaaaaaattggAACTTGAAAAACAGGTTGAAGAGTTTGATGAAACTTTTGAAGCCAATAAACAAAAG AATGACGAAATGGATGAAACCATAAATAAACTCAAGAAAGATATAAACAAG atgaatgaaaaaattgaaaaataCGACAATTATATGAAAACTAAAAGGAAAGAAATAGACATTGATTTTTCTGACACTCTTGAGTGTAAGGAGAGAATAAAATTATTGGAGAATTG CATAAAAACAACTGAAAGAAATATGAAGACTACTCAGTTAGCTCCTTTAAAAATTGTGGAAAACTGTGCagattatattatattcgAATTTATg ACGACTCGTAATCTGATGCGTTTCAAAGTTAGTAATTACGAATCAGGTAATGTTCAAATAGAAATTAATCCttatgaagaaaatatattagcatatataaataaaaatgtaaaaaaatgtaaGGATATCTCAGAAATAAGCTACTTGATAAAAGAG GCTATATACCTCAATTTTCTAGATCtttaa
- a CDS encoding centrin-2 encodes MTDNTAVRRRYEKSTIDPKEIKCAMQSLGLDAKNPMIFRMIADLEKDGYSSIDFEEFMEVITSKLGNKDTREGIQRIFNLFDDDKTGSISLKNLKRVAKELGETLTDEELRDMIDRADSKGEGEISFDDFYTIMTKKSFL; translated from the exons atgacTGATAACACAGCTGTAAGAAGACGTTATGAAAAAA GCACTATTGATCCTAAAGAGATAAAATGTGCTATGCAAAGTTTAGGGTTGGATGCTAAAAACCCTATGATATTTAGAATGATAGCAGATTTGGAAAAGGACGGATATTCATCTATAGATTTTGAAGAATTTATGGAAGTCATTACATCAAAATTG GGAAATAAAGATACAAGGGAAGGTATACAACGAATATTCAATTTATTTGATGATGACAAAACAGGAAGTATTTCTTTAaagaatttaaaaagaGTTGCTAAGGAATTAGGAGAAACATTAACAGATGAAGAATTAAGAGATATGATAGATCGTGCTGATTCAAAAGGAGAAGGGGAAATTTCATTTGACGATTTTTATACAATTATGACTAAAAAGAGtttcttataa